A stretch of Vulpes vulpes isolate BD-2025 chromosome 4, VulVul3, whole genome shotgun sequence DNA encodes these proteins:
- the SEC24C gene encoding protein transport protein Sec24C isoform X1: MNVNQSAPPVPPFGQPQPVYQGYHQSSYGGQPGSTAPTTPYGAYNGPVPGYQQTSPPGVSRAPPSSEAPPASTAQAPCGQAAYGQFGQGDVQNGPSSTVQMQRFPGSQPFGSVPLTPVVSQPTVLQPYGPPPTSAQVTAQLAGMQISGAVAPALPPVGLGYGSPASLASASGSFPNPGLYGSYPQGQAPPLSQAQGHLGAQPPQRSAPPQASTFTSPASGGPRMPSMTGPFLPGQGFGGPSLSQPNHVSSPPPQALPPGTQMTGPPGPPPPMHSSQQPGYQLQQNGSFGPARGPQPNYGSPYPGAPTFGSQPGPPQPLPPKRLDPDAIPSPQLNELPPQQKTRHRIDPDAIPSPIQVIEDDRNNRGSEPFVTGVRGQVPPLVTTNFLVKDQGNASPRYIRCTSYNIPCTSDMAKQAQVPLAAVIKPLARLPPEEVSPYVVDHGESGPLRCNRCKAYMCPFMQFIEGGRRFQCCFCSCINDVPPQYFQHLDHTGKRVDAYDRPELSLGSYEFLATVDYCKNNKFPSPPAFIFMIDVSYNAIRSGLVRLLCEELKSLLDFLPREGGTEESAIRVGFVTYNKVLHFYNVKSSLAQPQMMVVSDVADMFVPLLDGFLVNVSESRAVITSLLDQIPEMFADTRETETVFAPVIQAGMEALKAAECAGKLFLFHTSLPIAEAPGKLKNRDDRKLINTDKEKTLFQPQTGAYQTLAKECVAQGCCVDLFLFPNQYVDVATLSVVPQLTGGSVYKYACFQVENDQERFLSDLRRDVQKVVGFDAVMRVRTSTGIRAVDFFGAFYMSNTTDVELAGLDGDKTVTVEFKHDDRLNEESGALLQCALLYTSCAGQRRLRIHNLALNCCTQLADLYRNCETDTLINYMAKFAYRGVLNSPVKTVRDTLITQCAQILACYRKNCASPSSAGQLILPECMKLLPVYLNCVLKSDVLQPGAEVTTDDRAYVRQLVTSMDVAETNVFFYPRLLPLTKSPIESATEPPAVRASEERLSNGDIYLLENGLNLFLWVGASVQQGVVQSLFNVSSFSQITSGLSVLPVLDNPLSKKVRGLIDSLRAQRSRYMKLIVVKQEDKLEMLFKHFLVEDKSLSGGASYVDFLCHMHKEIRQLLS; encoded by the exons GTTCCCTGGGTCTCAGCCCTTTGGGTCAGTCCCTTTGACCCCTGTGGTCAGCCAGCCAACTGTGCTTCAGCCCTATGGCCCTCCCCCGACAAGTGCACAGGTGACTGCTCAGCTGGCCGGAATGCAGATCAGTGGTGCTGTggccccagcccttccccctgTGGGGCTAGGCTATG GCTCACCAGCATCACTGGCCTCAGCCTCAGGAAGTTTCCCCAACCCTGGTCTGTATGGCTCTTATCCTCAGGGCCAGGCTCCTCCCCTTAGCCAGGCCCAGGGTCATCTTGGGGCCCAGCCTCCCCAGCGATCTGCCCCACCACAGGCCTCCACCTTCACATCCCCAGCTTCAGGGGGTCCTCGGATGCCTTCGATGACTGGTCCATTCCTGCCTGGACAGGGTTTTGGGGGGCCCTCATTGAGCCAGCCCAACCACGTGTCCTCACCTCCTCCTCAAGCTCTGCCTCCTGGCACCCAAATGACTGGGCCGCCAGGACCACCACCACCTATGCACTCCTCCCAGCAGCCAGGCTATCAGCTGCAGCAAAATG GTTCCTTTGGACCAGCCCGGGGTCCTCAGCCCAATTATGGAAGTCCCTATCCAGGAGCACCCACTTTTGGCAGTCAGCCTGGGCCTCCTCAACCACTGCCTCCTAAACGCCTGGATCCTGATGCCATCCCAAGCCCT CAACTCAATGAGCTGCCTCCTCAGCAGAAAACCAGGCACAGAATAGACCCTGATGCCATTCCTAGTCCA ATTCAGGTTATTGAAGATGACAGGAACAACCGGGGTTCAGAGCCATTTGTTACTGGAGTACGGGGACAGGTGCCACCCTTAGTCACCACGAACTTCCTGGTGAAAGACCAAG GGAATGCAAGTCCCCGATACATCCGATGCACATCTTATAATATCCCTTGCACATCTGACATGGCTAAGCAGGCTCAGGTGCCCCTGGCAGCTGTTATCAAGCCACTGGCAAGGCTGCCACCAGAAGAG GTGTCACCCTATGTTGTGGACCATGGGGAATCTGGCCCCTTGCGCTGCAATCGCTGCAAAGCATATATGTGTCCCTTCATGCAGTTCATTGAAGGAGGGAGGCGCTTTCAGTGCTGCTTTTGCAGTTGTATCAATGATG TTCCCCCCCAGTATTTTCAACATCTGGATCATACTGGCAAACGTGTGGATGCTTATGACCGTCCTGAGCTATCCCTGGGCTCTTATGAATTCTTGGCCACTGTAGATTACTGCAAG AACAATAAGTTCCCCAGCCCCCCTGCCTTCATCTTCATGATTGACGTCTCCTACAATGCCATCAGGAGTGGTCTTGTTAGGCTCCTCTGTGAGGAGCTCAAGTCACTGTTAGACTTTCTACCTAG ggagggaggaacagaagaATCAGCAATCCGTGTTGGCTTTGTCACCTATAATAAGGTGCTCCACTTCTACAATGTGAAGAGCTCATTGGCCCAGCCACAGATGATGGTTGTATCTGATGTGGCTGACATGTTTGTGCCGCTGCTGGATGGCTTCCTTGTCAACGTTAGTGAGTCTCGGGCAGTCATCACGAG CTTATTGGATCAGATTCCTGAAATGTTCGCAGACACAAGGGAGACAGAAACAGTATTTGCCCCAGTTATTCAGGCTGGGATGGAGGCTCTAAAG GCTGCTGAGTGTGCAGGGAAGCTGTTTCTGTTCCATACCTCCCTGCCCATTGCAGAGGCCCCAGGGAAACTGAAGAACAGAGACGACAGGAAGTTGATCAACACAGACAAGGAGAAG ACTCTGTTCCAGCCTCAGACAGGTGCCTATCAGACCCTGGCCAAAGAGTGTGTGGCCCAAGGCTGCTGTGTagatctcttcctcttccctaaCCAGTATGTGGATGTGGCCACACTCTCTGTTGTACCCCAGCTCACTGGTGGCTCTGTCTACAAATATGCTTGCTTTCAG gtggagaaTGACCAGGAACGGTTCCTGAGTGACCTCCGTCGGGATGTACAGAAGGTTGTTGGCTTTGATGCTGTGATGCGCGTTCGGACAAGCACTG GTATCCGTGCAGTAGATTTCTTTGGGGCTTTCTACATGAGCAACACAACAGATGTGGAGCTGGCTGGGCTGGATGGGGACAAGACGGTGACTGTGGAATTCAAGCATGATGATCGGCTCAACGAAGAGAGTGGAGCCCTCCTGCAG TGTGCCCTGCTCTACACCAGCTGTGCAGGGCAGCGACGGCTCCGCATCCACAACCTGGCCCTGAACTGCTGCACCCAGCTGGCTGATCTGTATCGAAACTGTGAGACTGACACGCTCATCAACTACATGGCCAAGTTCG CATACCGGGGGGTCCTCAATAGCCCTGTGAAGACTGTTCGTGATACTCTCATCACTCAGTGTGCCCAGATCCTGGCCTGTTACAGAAAAAACtgtgccagcccctcctctgcAGGACAG TTGATTCTTCCTGAGTGCATGAAGCTACTCCCAGTTTACTTGAACTGTGTGTTGAAGAGTGATGTCCTGCAGCCTGGAGCTGAAGTCACTACTGATGACCGTGCCTATGTCCGACAGCTGGTTACTTCCATGGATGTGGCTGAGACCAATGTCTTCTTTTATCCTCGGCTTCTACCATTG ACAAAGTCTCCCATTGAGAGTGCCACTGAACCGCCAGCAGTTCGAGCATCTGAAGAGCGTCTAAGCAATGGGGATATATATTTGCTGGAGAATGGGCTCAACCTCTTCCTGTGGGTGGGAGCAAGTGTCCAGCAGGGTGTTGTCCAGAGCCTCTTCAATGTCTCCTCCTTCAGTCAGATCACCAGTGGCTTG AGCGTTTTGCCAGTTTTGGATAATCCGCTGTCCAAGAAAGTGCGAGGCCTCATTGATAGCTTAAGGGCACAGCGATCACGGTACATGAAG CTTATCGTGGTGAAACAGGAGGATAAGCTGGAGATGCTGTTCAAGCACTTCCTGGTGGAAGACAAGAGCTTGAGCGGAGGAGCATCGTATGTGGACTTTCTCTGTCATATGCACAAGGAAATTCGGCAGCTACTGAGCTAG
- the SEC24C gene encoding protein transport protein Sec24C isoform X3, with the protein MTGETKWGCTHNERQPVSSTCAAIWAAPACLPRVSSIQLWWATRVHSPHHSLWSLQWPSTRLSANISPRFPGSQPFGSVPLTPVVSQPTVLQPYGPPPTSAQVTAQLAGMQISGAVAPALPPVGLGYGSPASLASASGSFPNPGLYGSYPQGQAPPLSQAQGHLGAQPPQRSAPPQASTFTSPASGGPRMPSMTGPFLPGQGFGGPSLSQPNHVSSPPPQALPPGTQMTGPPGPPPPMHSSQQPGYQLQQNGSFGPARGPQPNYGSPYPGAPTFGSQPGPPQPLPPKRLDPDAIPSPQLNELPPQQKTRHRIDPDAIPSPIQVIEDDRNNRGSEPFVTGVRGQVPPLVTTNFLVKDQGNASPRYIRCTSYNIPCTSDMAKQAQVPLAAVIKPLARLPPEEVSPYVVDHGESGPLRCNRCKAYMCPFMQFIEGGRRFQCCFCSCINDVPPQYFQHLDHTGKRVDAYDRPELSLGSYEFLATVDYCKNNKFPSPPAFIFMIDVSYNAIRSGLVRLLCEELKSLLDFLPREGGTEESAIRVGFVTYNKVLHFYNVKSSLAQPQMMVVSDVADMFVPLLDGFLVNVSESRAVITSLLDQIPEMFADTRETETVFAPVIQAGMEALKAAECAGKLFLFHTSLPIAEAPGKLKNRDDRKLINTDKEKTLFQPQTGAYQTLAKECVAQGCCVDLFLFPNQYVDVATLSVVPQLTGGSVYKYACFQVENDQERFLSDLRRDVQKVVGFDAVMRVRTSTGIRAVDFFGAFYMSNTTDVELAGLDGDKTVTVEFKHDDRLNEESGALLQCALLYTSCAGQRRLRIHNLALNCCTQLADLYRNCETDTLINYMAKFAYRGVLNSPVKTVRDTLITQCAQILACYRKNCASPSSAGQLILPECMKLLPVYLNCVLKSDVLQPGAEVTTDDRAYVRQLVTSMDVAETNVFFYPRLLPLTKSPIESATEPPAVRASEERLSNGDIYLLENGLNLFLWVGASVQQGVVQSLFNVSSFSQITSGLSVLPVLDNPLSKKVRGLIDSLRAQRSRYMKLIVVKQEDKLEMLFKHFLVEDKSLSGGASYVDFLCHMHKEIRQLLS; encoded by the exons GTTCCCTGGGTCTCAGCCCTTTGGGTCAGTCCCTTTGACCCCTGTGGTCAGCCAGCCAACTGTGCTTCAGCCCTATGGCCCTCCCCCGACAAGTGCACAGGTGACTGCTCAGCTGGCCGGAATGCAGATCAGTGGTGCTGTggccccagcccttccccctgTGGGGCTAGGCTATG GCTCACCAGCATCACTGGCCTCAGCCTCAGGAAGTTTCCCCAACCCTGGTCTGTATGGCTCTTATCCTCAGGGCCAGGCTCCTCCCCTTAGCCAGGCCCAGGGTCATCTTGGGGCCCAGCCTCCCCAGCGATCTGCCCCACCACAGGCCTCCACCTTCACATCCCCAGCTTCAGGGGGTCCTCGGATGCCTTCGATGACTGGTCCATTCCTGCCTGGACAGGGTTTTGGGGGGCCCTCATTGAGCCAGCCCAACCACGTGTCCTCACCTCCTCCTCAAGCTCTGCCTCCTGGCACCCAAATGACTGGGCCGCCAGGACCACCACCACCTATGCACTCCTCCCAGCAGCCAGGCTATCAGCTGCAGCAAAATG GTTCCTTTGGACCAGCCCGGGGTCCTCAGCCCAATTATGGAAGTCCCTATCCAGGAGCACCCACTTTTGGCAGTCAGCCTGGGCCTCCTCAACCACTGCCTCCTAAACGCCTGGATCCTGATGCCATCCCAAGCCCT CAACTCAATGAGCTGCCTCCTCAGCAGAAAACCAGGCACAGAATAGACCCTGATGCCATTCCTAGTCCA ATTCAGGTTATTGAAGATGACAGGAACAACCGGGGTTCAGAGCCATTTGTTACTGGAGTACGGGGACAGGTGCCACCCTTAGTCACCACGAACTTCCTGGTGAAAGACCAAG GGAATGCAAGTCCCCGATACATCCGATGCACATCTTATAATATCCCTTGCACATCTGACATGGCTAAGCAGGCTCAGGTGCCCCTGGCAGCTGTTATCAAGCCACTGGCAAGGCTGCCACCAGAAGAG GTGTCACCCTATGTTGTGGACCATGGGGAATCTGGCCCCTTGCGCTGCAATCGCTGCAAAGCATATATGTGTCCCTTCATGCAGTTCATTGAAGGAGGGAGGCGCTTTCAGTGCTGCTTTTGCAGTTGTATCAATGATG TTCCCCCCCAGTATTTTCAACATCTGGATCATACTGGCAAACGTGTGGATGCTTATGACCGTCCTGAGCTATCCCTGGGCTCTTATGAATTCTTGGCCACTGTAGATTACTGCAAG AACAATAAGTTCCCCAGCCCCCCTGCCTTCATCTTCATGATTGACGTCTCCTACAATGCCATCAGGAGTGGTCTTGTTAGGCTCCTCTGTGAGGAGCTCAAGTCACTGTTAGACTTTCTACCTAG ggagggaggaacagaagaATCAGCAATCCGTGTTGGCTTTGTCACCTATAATAAGGTGCTCCACTTCTACAATGTGAAGAGCTCATTGGCCCAGCCACAGATGATGGTTGTATCTGATGTGGCTGACATGTTTGTGCCGCTGCTGGATGGCTTCCTTGTCAACGTTAGTGAGTCTCGGGCAGTCATCACGAG CTTATTGGATCAGATTCCTGAAATGTTCGCAGACACAAGGGAGACAGAAACAGTATTTGCCCCAGTTATTCAGGCTGGGATGGAGGCTCTAAAG GCTGCTGAGTGTGCAGGGAAGCTGTTTCTGTTCCATACCTCCCTGCCCATTGCAGAGGCCCCAGGGAAACTGAAGAACAGAGACGACAGGAAGTTGATCAACACAGACAAGGAGAAG ACTCTGTTCCAGCCTCAGACAGGTGCCTATCAGACCCTGGCCAAAGAGTGTGTGGCCCAAGGCTGCTGTGTagatctcttcctcttccctaaCCAGTATGTGGATGTGGCCACACTCTCTGTTGTACCCCAGCTCACTGGTGGCTCTGTCTACAAATATGCTTGCTTTCAG gtggagaaTGACCAGGAACGGTTCCTGAGTGACCTCCGTCGGGATGTACAGAAGGTTGTTGGCTTTGATGCTGTGATGCGCGTTCGGACAAGCACTG GTATCCGTGCAGTAGATTTCTTTGGGGCTTTCTACATGAGCAACACAACAGATGTGGAGCTGGCTGGGCTGGATGGGGACAAGACGGTGACTGTGGAATTCAAGCATGATGATCGGCTCAACGAAGAGAGTGGAGCCCTCCTGCAG TGTGCCCTGCTCTACACCAGCTGTGCAGGGCAGCGACGGCTCCGCATCCACAACCTGGCCCTGAACTGCTGCACCCAGCTGGCTGATCTGTATCGAAACTGTGAGACTGACACGCTCATCAACTACATGGCCAAGTTCG CATACCGGGGGGTCCTCAATAGCCCTGTGAAGACTGTTCGTGATACTCTCATCACTCAGTGTGCCCAGATCCTGGCCTGTTACAGAAAAAACtgtgccagcccctcctctgcAGGACAG TTGATTCTTCCTGAGTGCATGAAGCTACTCCCAGTTTACTTGAACTGTGTGTTGAAGAGTGATGTCCTGCAGCCTGGAGCTGAAGTCACTACTGATGACCGTGCCTATGTCCGACAGCTGGTTACTTCCATGGATGTGGCTGAGACCAATGTCTTCTTTTATCCTCGGCTTCTACCATTG ACAAAGTCTCCCATTGAGAGTGCCACTGAACCGCCAGCAGTTCGAGCATCTGAAGAGCGTCTAAGCAATGGGGATATATATTTGCTGGAGAATGGGCTCAACCTCTTCCTGTGGGTGGGAGCAAGTGTCCAGCAGGGTGTTGTCCAGAGCCTCTTCAATGTCTCCTCCTTCAGTCAGATCACCAGTGGCTTG AGCGTTTTGCCAGTTTTGGATAATCCGCTGTCCAAGAAAGTGCGAGGCCTCATTGATAGCTTAAGGGCACAGCGATCACGGTACATGAAG CTTATCGTGGTGAAACAGGAGGATAAGCTGGAGATGCTGTTCAAGCACTTCCTGGTGGAAGACAAGAGCTTGAGCGGAGGAGCATCGTATGTGGACTTTCTCTGTCATATGCACAAGGAAATTCGGCAGCTACTGAGCTAG
- the SEC24C gene encoding protein transport protein Sec24C isoform X2, protein MNVNQSAPPVPPFGQPQPVYQGYHQSSYGGQPGSTAPTTPYGAYNGPVPGYQQTSPPGVSRAPPSSEAPPASTAQAPCGQAAYGQFGQGDVQNGPSSTVQMQRFPGSQPFGSVPLTPVVSQPTVLQPYGPPPTSAQVTAQLAGMQISGAVAPALPPVGLGYGSPASLASASGSFPNPGLYGSYPQGQAPPLSQAQGHLGAQPPQRSAPPQASTFTSPASGGPRMPSMTGPFLPGQGFGGPSLSQPNHVSSPPPQALPPGTQMTGPPGPPPPMHSSQQPGYQLQQNGSFGPARGPQPNYGSPYPGAPTFGSQPGPPQPLPPKRLDPDAIPSPIQVIEDDRNNRGSEPFVTGVRGQVPPLVTTNFLVKDQGNASPRYIRCTSYNIPCTSDMAKQAQVPLAAVIKPLARLPPEEVSPYVVDHGESGPLRCNRCKAYMCPFMQFIEGGRRFQCCFCSCINDVPPQYFQHLDHTGKRVDAYDRPELSLGSYEFLATVDYCKNNKFPSPPAFIFMIDVSYNAIRSGLVRLLCEELKSLLDFLPREGGTEESAIRVGFVTYNKVLHFYNVKSSLAQPQMMVVSDVADMFVPLLDGFLVNVSESRAVITSLLDQIPEMFADTRETETVFAPVIQAGMEALKAAECAGKLFLFHTSLPIAEAPGKLKNRDDRKLINTDKEKTLFQPQTGAYQTLAKECVAQGCCVDLFLFPNQYVDVATLSVVPQLTGGSVYKYACFQVENDQERFLSDLRRDVQKVVGFDAVMRVRTSTGIRAVDFFGAFYMSNTTDVELAGLDGDKTVTVEFKHDDRLNEESGALLQCALLYTSCAGQRRLRIHNLALNCCTQLADLYRNCETDTLINYMAKFAYRGVLNSPVKTVRDTLITQCAQILACYRKNCASPSSAGQLILPECMKLLPVYLNCVLKSDVLQPGAEVTTDDRAYVRQLVTSMDVAETNVFFYPRLLPLTKSPIESATEPPAVRASEERLSNGDIYLLENGLNLFLWVGASVQQGVVQSLFNVSSFSQITSGLSVLPVLDNPLSKKVRGLIDSLRAQRSRYMKLIVVKQEDKLEMLFKHFLVEDKSLSGGASYVDFLCHMHKEIRQLLS, encoded by the exons GTTCCCTGGGTCTCAGCCCTTTGGGTCAGTCCCTTTGACCCCTGTGGTCAGCCAGCCAACTGTGCTTCAGCCCTATGGCCCTCCCCCGACAAGTGCACAGGTGACTGCTCAGCTGGCCGGAATGCAGATCAGTGGTGCTGTggccccagcccttccccctgTGGGGCTAGGCTATG GCTCACCAGCATCACTGGCCTCAGCCTCAGGAAGTTTCCCCAACCCTGGTCTGTATGGCTCTTATCCTCAGGGCCAGGCTCCTCCCCTTAGCCAGGCCCAGGGTCATCTTGGGGCCCAGCCTCCCCAGCGATCTGCCCCACCACAGGCCTCCACCTTCACATCCCCAGCTTCAGGGGGTCCTCGGATGCCTTCGATGACTGGTCCATTCCTGCCTGGACAGGGTTTTGGGGGGCCCTCATTGAGCCAGCCCAACCACGTGTCCTCACCTCCTCCTCAAGCTCTGCCTCCTGGCACCCAAATGACTGGGCCGCCAGGACCACCACCACCTATGCACTCCTCCCAGCAGCCAGGCTATCAGCTGCAGCAAAATG GTTCCTTTGGACCAGCCCGGGGTCCTCAGCCCAATTATGGAAGTCCCTATCCAGGAGCACCCACTTTTGGCAGTCAGCCTGGGCCTCCTCAACCACTGCCTCCTAAACGCCTGGATCCTGATGCCATCCCAAGCCCT ATTCAGGTTATTGAAGATGACAGGAACAACCGGGGTTCAGAGCCATTTGTTACTGGAGTACGGGGACAGGTGCCACCCTTAGTCACCACGAACTTCCTGGTGAAAGACCAAG GGAATGCAAGTCCCCGATACATCCGATGCACATCTTATAATATCCCTTGCACATCTGACATGGCTAAGCAGGCTCAGGTGCCCCTGGCAGCTGTTATCAAGCCACTGGCAAGGCTGCCACCAGAAGAG GTGTCACCCTATGTTGTGGACCATGGGGAATCTGGCCCCTTGCGCTGCAATCGCTGCAAAGCATATATGTGTCCCTTCATGCAGTTCATTGAAGGAGGGAGGCGCTTTCAGTGCTGCTTTTGCAGTTGTATCAATGATG TTCCCCCCCAGTATTTTCAACATCTGGATCATACTGGCAAACGTGTGGATGCTTATGACCGTCCTGAGCTATCCCTGGGCTCTTATGAATTCTTGGCCACTGTAGATTACTGCAAG AACAATAAGTTCCCCAGCCCCCCTGCCTTCATCTTCATGATTGACGTCTCCTACAATGCCATCAGGAGTGGTCTTGTTAGGCTCCTCTGTGAGGAGCTCAAGTCACTGTTAGACTTTCTACCTAG ggagggaggaacagaagaATCAGCAATCCGTGTTGGCTTTGTCACCTATAATAAGGTGCTCCACTTCTACAATGTGAAGAGCTCATTGGCCCAGCCACAGATGATGGTTGTATCTGATGTGGCTGACATGTTTGTGCCGCTGCTGGATGGCTTCCTTGTCAACGTTAGTGAGTCTCGGGCAGTCATCACGAG CTTATTGGATCAGATTCCTGAAATGTTCGCAGACACAAGGGAGACAGAAACAGTATTTGCCCCAGTTATTCAGGCTGGGATGGAGGCTCTAAAG GCTGCTGAGTGTGCAGGGAAGCTGTTTCTGTTCCATACCTCCCTGCCCATTGCAGAGGCCCCAGGGAAACTGAAGAACAGAGACGACAGGAAGTTGATCAACACAGACAAGGAGAAG ACTCTGTTCCAGCCTCAGACAGGTGCCTATCAGACCCTGGCCAAAGAGTGTGTGGCCCAAGGCTGCTGTGTagatctcttcctcttccctaaCCAGTATGTGGATGTGGCCACACTCTCTGTTGTACCCCAGCTCACTGGTGGCTCTGTCTACAAATATGCTTGCTTTCAG gtggagaaTGACCAGGAACGGTTCCTGAGTGACCTCCGTCGGGATGTACAGAAGGTTGTTGGCTTTGATGCTGTGATGCGCGTTCGGACAAGCACTG GTATCCGTGCAGTAGATTTCTTTGGGGCTTTCTACATGAGCAACACAACAGATGTGGAGCTGGCTGGGCTGGATGGGGACAAGACGGTGACTGTGGAATTCAAGCATGATGATCGGCTCAACGAAGAGAGTGGAGCCCTCCTGCAG TGTGCCCTGCTCTACACCAGCTGTGCAGGGCAGCGACGGCTCCGCATCCACAACCTGGCCCTGAACTGCTGCACCCAGCTGGCTGATCTGTATCGAAACTGTGAGACTGACACGCTCATCAACTACATGGCCAAGTTCG CATACCGGGGGGTCCTCAATAGCCCTGTGAAGACTGTTCGTGATACTCTCATCACTCAGTGTGCCCAGATCCTGGCCTGTTACAGAAAAAACtgtgccagcccctcctctgcAGGACAG TTGATTCTTCCTGAGTGCATGAAGCTACTCCCAGTTTACTTGAACTGTGTGTTGAAGAGTGATGTCCTGCAGCCTGGAGCTGAAGTCACTACTGATGACCGTGCCTATGTCCGACAGCTGGTTACTTCCATGGATGTGGCTGAGACCAATGTCTTCTTTTATCCTCGGCTTCTACCATTG ACAAAGTCTCCCATTGAGAGTGCCACTGAACCGCCAGCAGTTCGAGCATCTGAAGAGCGTCTAAGCAATGGGGATATATATTTGCTGGAGAATGGGCTCAACCTCTTCCTGTGGGTGGGAGCAAGTGTCCAGCAGGGTGTTGTCCAGAGCCTCTTCAATGTCTCCTCCTTCAGTCAGATCACCAGTGGCTTG AGCGTTTTGCCAGTTTTGGATAATCCGCTGTCCAAGAAAGTGCGAGGCCTCATTGATAGCTTAAGGGCACAGCGATCACGGTACATGAAG CTTATCGTGGTGAAACAGGAGGATAAGCTGGAGATGCTGTTCAAGCACTTCCTGGTGGAAGACAAGAGCTTGAGCGGAGGAGCATCGTATGTGGACTTTCTCTGTCATATGCACAAGGAAATTCGGCAGCTACTGAGCTAG